The sequence AGGCAGGCATCCGCACTGGTTCCGCCGATGACAAAGGCAATGTGATAAGGTGGGCAGGCGGCGGTCCCCAAAGTCTTCATCTTGCCAACGAGGAATTTGACTAAGTTGCCCGGCGTCAACAAGGCCTTGGTTTCCTGAAAGAGATAAGTCTTGTTGGCTGACCCCCCTCCCTTCGCCATAAAGAGAAATTTATAAGAGTCCCCCTCCACGGCCTGGATGTCGATCTGGGCCGGCAGATTGGTGCCGGTATTGATTTCATCGTACATGTTTAGAGCCACGGTTTGGGAGTAGCGAAGATTTTCTTCCGTGTAGGTTTTGTAAACGCCCAGAGAAAGCGCTTCTTCATCTCGCCCGCCGGTCCAGACCTGCTGTCCTTTTTTGGCAATGATAGTGGCCGTGCCGGTATCCTGGCAGAGGGGAAGTTCAAAGTTTGAGGAAATTTCGGCATTGCGCAGAAAGGCCAGTGCCACACCTTTGTCGTTGGCGGAGGCCTCTGGATCTTTGAGGATCTTGGCCACCGATTCGTTGTGTTCAGCTCTAAGCAGAAAGGAGACATCCTTCATCGCCATGTTGGAGAGCAGAGTTAGCGCCTCAGGCTGGATGCAAAGCATCTCCTTGCCCGCAAAAGATTCGACAGTCACATATTTTTCGGAGCCATCGATCTTCCGGTATTTCGTCTGTTCTTTTCCAAGGGGATAGGGATTTTGATAAACAAAGGGCTTGGTGGCCATAAATTCTCCTTACACTGTGAAATGAATTGAATGGGTAGAGGTTTCTGGAACATCAAAAAAATCAAAGGGATCATGGGAACAAAAGATTTTCATCCTTTGTTCTCTTTTCAACTCTCGCAATCGTTCCTGATTTTCCAGCCGCTTTTCCCTGTTCCACTGAACAATATTTTGAAAGAAACGCAGCCCTATCGGGCATTGGGCTTGATTCTCCGAGATTTCTTTGTGATGAAAAAAAGCATCTCCGGCATGAAGAATCCAAGTCGGACCAGTTTTTATGGCCACACCGCAATGCCCACGAGAGTGGCCTGGGAGAGGGATTAATAGAATTTCGGACAAGCGATCCAAAGCCTGTACCGATTGGAAACCGAACCAAGCTTCTCCCTCCGAGGGATGACACAGCCATTGGGGTTGCGACGCCCACTGGATGGGCCGGTAACCATGCCTCTTTGTGGTCATGGCCTCTTGATATTCGGATTTAAGGACATGCACCTGGGCCTTTGGAAAATCACCAATCCCTCCGGCATGGTCCAAATCCAGATGTGTCAGCACGATATGGCGAACCTCTTCTACTTTGAATCCAAGCCGTTCTATCTGCCACCGGGCGGTCTCTTCGGGATCTAACTTTGGTCTCACCAAGGTCATGAAAAGACGGCCCAAACGACTCGAGGGGTTTTGGATGTCTTGGGAACCTAAGCCCGTATCGACCAGCACAAGGCCTTGCGAGGTTTCGATCAGGAGGCAACGACAGACCATGTGTGAACTTCCAACGGACAGGGATGCCGCAACAGGACACAGGGTGCCACAATTCAGAGGGTAAATTTTCATGACATTTCGTTAGGGCGATATCTACTGCAATAGTGTTTGTCTACTTTTTTATTGTTTTTGAACGATCCCTAAATACTCCTCTGTATCAACTGCGCCCCCGGGAAATAATGCTGCAGAATCTCCTCAAATTTTTTCCCCTGTTCTGCCATCCCCTTGGCGCCCCATTGGCAAAGGCCTACACCGTGGCCTAGGCCATGGCCTTTAAAAATCAGACCATTGTCTTTGGGCTCCATTTCAAACCAGTTGCTTTTGAGCTGACTCCAGCCCAGGTACTTTCCGATTTGAGATAAAAAAGCAGTCGCTGAAATGAGAGTTTTTTTGTTTCCCTCTAAGGCCAATTCCAAGACACGACCGGCTTCTTCCTTTTTGGAAATGGAAACATTCTTTAAATCTCCGCTCAATTTTATCGGATCTTTGCTTAAAACCTCCTTCAAAATATTAAGCGAAATAAAATCTTCCCATTTGTAGTGTGGGGATTTTTTGCAATAGTCTTCGTCACTCACCCCCTTCAGATAAGGGATCTCAGCGCCTCCAAACACATCCGAGGCCGCGCTGGTATGGCCTCCGCAGGTGGAGTGGTAAAACACTTGTGCGGGTTTTAGATTGTAGGCGAGCATCAGCCCTTGGGTGGCTTGTGCGGCTTCGGCGTGACTTCTGTGGTTCAGTTGGCGACCAGCGTAGGCCTGGCAATGGGTGAGATCGCACAAATCAAAACCTTCCTGCTGATGACGACCGGCATTCACAAAGGCATAGGTGCGAATGAGGATCGCCTGGGCCTTCAGCGCTTCGGGCGGAAAGCCATTGGGCATCTCGGATTCCAGAACATCCTGCACATAATCTTCCAAAGGAATTTCTTCAATAAAGGACAACTGCCCCTTGAGGCTTCGAATCGTCAGAGCTCCCACAAATTTTCGTTCCAACTCCCCCGATTTGATTTTCAAAAAAGAGCCTCGGGGGCTTTCCATCTGAAGACTTTGCAGAGTCCGAATATTTCTGCCGATAATCACTTCAACTTCTTTTCCCTTTGCCTTGAGGATGACAGGAGTTTCCGGAGAGATAAGGATTTCCTGGATTTGATTTCCGCTCGGCACCTTCATTTTAGACAAACTGGAAATGACCTGAACTTCTTCGAGGGCGTAGCGGGAAAGCACTTTGACATGGATGATTTTTTCGAGGGCAAAAAGAGGAGGGTTGAATAAAAAAAGAAAAGTGAGAAAAAATGGAATTATTTTTTTGATCATAAATTAAAGCATCCCCAACACTTCATTCATCAAATCGACCGGTTCTCTAAAACCATAAGCCTCTCTAAAAAACACCAAAAAGACATAACGAGGGTTTTCTTGCGGATAGGCCCCCAACAACCAGGCATCGGTTTTATACGATTTTTTTAGTGAATCTGCGGTACCACTTTTTCCTATAATTTTAAAGCGCAGTCTTTTTAAAGTTCCTTCTTCCGAAGAACGCTTCAGGGCCTGCAGAATATCGGCATAAGGAGCGGTTTGAATGTCTTTTAAATATTTTTGCCAAAAACTAAAAAGCTCGCGGGGAGAAAGTTTTAAAGCGGCATCGTCACCCAAACTCAGGTAATAATATTGAAGAGCATTCGAATCCATCGAGGGCAGCCCTGAAGAAAAATATTGCTCAAAGTTTGCCTTCCAATCTTTGAAACTCAGTTGAGAAAGCAGCTTCAAAAAATATAAATTACAAGATTTCGCCAAGGCAGAAACCAGATTCAAATCGCCATGGCCCTTGCGAGTCCAACAATAAAATTTGTGGGGACCTATTCTGGATCTTCCTACACATTTAAAAGAGGGATTTAGTTTTTGATCCACTGCCAGCTTGGCTGTAATTAATTTCATGAGTGAACCCGGAAGAAATTTTTTCTCCAAAAAAGCGCTGTCCCCTGCTACCCATTCTTGCGAAGTGGAAAGGTCTTTAATCATCAGGATTCCAGGATGCTGCTGGGTGATGCGCTCAAGGGCTTGGGCGGCTTTGCCTTCAAATTGAGGCGAAAAGGCGTGGAGGATAGGGGAAAAGAAAAAGATTATGAGGAGGATAAAATAGTTCACGTTACATATTAATATTTGATCCGATAGGGGCGGTGCCTCCGTGCCCGCCCGCACATGGATGTACTTTGATTCTTTAATCCCAATTGAAAAGCAAGATTGCAGGCGGGCACGGAGGCACCGCCCCTACGAAAAACGTGGGACATATCATCCCCGCCTCTTCCACACCCCATACAACAGCGCCGAATACACAGAAATCACCACGACCCCTCCACTTAAAATTGCCAGGCTCATCCCTCGTGTAAAAGAAAGGGACTCTTTAAAGAAAGTCATCCCCAAACCTGTCGTCACAAAGGCCAGCAAGGCCACCAGAATAAAATCTTCATTTTGATTTTCAGACAAACCCAGCCAGTAAGCGGCACAAACAAGGCCCATGAGGAAGCCGGCCATGGGGCGTACATGAAAGATAAAGCCAAGCAAGAGAGGAATCATCAAACCCAATAAAAACACCGAGCCAAGATGCGGAAATTTTTCTTCGCGGGCACAAACACTATAAATAAAAGGCAAACTGATTCCGGCAAAGAGGGCCGCAAAGCTATAAGGATTGCTAATCACCACGCCCAAGGCATCATAGCCACTCTCCAAAAGATAATATTGAAGGGCTGCGCGACCCACAAACAACAAGCCCCAAAAACTTAAAATCTTCACAAAAGCAAAGCGCTGGGCCTCCGGAACAATTTTCAAACCCAGAGGCAATAGATTTAAAAAAAGAAGCGAAGAAAAACAGGCGGCAAAAACACCTCCCACACGTAGGCTTATCGTTAAAGCCAAGGCTCCCAACACAACGCTGACTATGCTTTGCAAAAAAGCAGGTAATTTTGGCAACAGACAAACGGCCAGCAAGCCCAATAAGGCAGAGGCCACAAAGGCAACGCCATAAAGAGCGGGCAGGCGGAAGATGAAATAGGAAAGCGAAAAAGTAAGAGTCACTTGAATGATTTGAAAAACCAGAACGAGCAGACAATCGAAAAATCCCCCCAGAGAAGCTCCCAAAAGTTTTAAGAGCAAACTGAGCACAGAACTCAGAACGATTCCAATTCCACCCACCACTAACACCAAATAAAAGACGGGATAGAGGGCCTTTACGCCTTTGCAAAAAAGAAAGCTGGCAATGAGGTTGGAGATGAAAAGCAGCAGGCAGTAGAAAATTATTTTTTTTGTTTGCATAGGTTTGTCCTCATATACGTTCCCTTTCCTCACCAAGACTATATATTACCCATAAGTTCAGGTAAGCATTTGCCGTCAATTCCCCTCTCCCTCGAGGGGAGAGGGCAGGGTGAGGGTGATAGTGGATACAATTTGTATTCTTTTTTCTACTTTCAGTTCATTCCTTCCTTATAAAACTAGAATAGTCTAGAAAACCAAATTAAATCCAATTACCCCCTCACCCTGGCCCTCTCCCCCGCTGGGGCGAGGGGACTTCTTCATGAACATCCAAGTCTAAGAAATCGTAAGGAAGGAGAGATTTCACTTCCCCCACACTTCCACTTTTAATTCTTCATTCTTAATCATCGAAACAATCTTCAACGGAAACTCAAAAGGATTTTTAATTTTCAAATCCGAGAGCCCATAAACCAGCGTGGCATCTTGCCCCCAGGGAACGGACTGCACCGGCCGCGAATGCTGCGTGCGCTCTTCAATTTCTAAACCAGCCTGGAGTGCCGCGTTATACAAAGTACTGGCCAGCTGGCACACTCCCCCTCCCGCTTTGAAAGCAAACGCTTCCTTTTCAAAAGTTCTTTCTTTTAAAAACCCTTCCTCACTTGCATAAGGGCCTGCGCCTTCATTGAGAGAAAAAACTTTTCCGGGATAAATAATCACCCCATTTATTTTGCTGGCCGCCAAACCAATATTCTTCTTTTGTGCTGCGCTTCTGGAAGAAAGCAAAGTAAGAAAACTTGCACGGCGCAGCGAAAAATTGCGTTCGCGATACAAGGCCTGGGCGGCCCAGGAGGTGAAGCCCAGCAGTACAATCAGGATGAGGAAGAAATATTTTTTTCGCATGGGAAGTCACTCCACCCTCAACCTCGCCTCAGCCCCAGTCCCTCGCACACTGGGTTCATACATCGGATAAATCTGCGCAGGCATCACATGAAAACTGCCCGCCAGCTCAGGTCGCAAGGCGTAGGTCATTACACTCTTTCCCTTGGGAAGCAGGCTGACAAACAGAGAGATCTTTTCATCTCTCAGCTGAGTTTGATTTACCCACAAAGAATTCCCTTCAAAACGAAGCGCATCAAACACCTCAAAACCCGCCGGTAAGGGATCTTCTACAATCACATAAGGCCGATCTTGATCGGTCTCGAAGCTCAATCTCACTCCCAACACCTCGCCTTTTTTCAGAGTACCCGAAAGCGGGCTGGCTTTATAGAGAGTCTGCCCCTCATTGTTCTGACCATTGGCTTCCAAACGAAGATACTCTCGCGTGATGCTAATTCCCTGCTTACTGGCCGCTAAATCTTCCTCATTTGAAAATTGAGAAAATTCGTTTTGGTAATACAAGTTGGAGGCTGTGAGATTGGTGATTTCCAAAAGGTTAGTCCCCGCATTGAGTTCCAGCTTTGAAAGCTTTCTCACAAAATGGGGATTGGCCACCGTTATATTTTTCACTTCTTTCCCGTTGATCAAAATCTTGCCCTTCACGCCTACATGAACTGAAGTCAGACTTTTTGCATAATCGAGTAAGGCAGAAAGGGCGATGGCCGTCTCCCGCGTGTGAGCCCAGCTGGAATTTTTTATTTCCGACAAAAGGCCATTCGCTATTTTTTCTTCGAGTGCCGTATTTGGCGAGGCCTGTTGAATCATGGCCTTGAGGGCCCAGGCAGAAGTTTCTACAGAGCCCAATTTATCATACATCCAATAGCCCTGATCCAGTTTGGGATAGAGACAAGCATTGTTGGGACAATTCGCCTGGCCTTCCAGCTTGCTTAAGAGCTCAGCGGCCTTTGGTTTTTGACCTTGAGTAAAAAGAGTGAGACTCTTCAAAGCCAAGTCATAAGCCGTTTGGGGAACTTGTGCCGAAGACATTTTCTGATGATTTTGAACTTCCACATATTGAGCAAAATTTAAAAGTGAAGAAGAAACCGTTGTATTTTTTTGTGCGGCTTCGATGAGCTTCGTCAAGGCCTCCGAGGCTTGAGTGAGCGTTTGATCCTTCACCTCATAGCCTGAATTT is a genomic window of Deltaproteobacteria bacterium containing:
- a CDS encoding MBL fold metallo-hydrolase translates to MKIYPLNCGTLCPVAASLSVGSSHMVCRCLLIETSQGLVLVDTGLGSQDIQNPSSRLGRLFMTLVRPKLDPEETARWQIERLGFKVEEVRHIVLTHLDLDHAGGIGDFPKAQVHVLKSEYQEAMTTKRHGYRPIQWASQPQWLCHPSEGEAWFGFQSVQALDRLSEILLIPLPGHSRGHCGVAIKTGPTWILHAGDAFFHHKEISENQAQCPIGLRFFQNIVQWNREKRLENQERLRELKREQRMKIFCSHDPFDFFDVPETSTHSIHFTV
- a CDS encoding SpoIID/LytB domain-containing protein encodes the protein MIKKIIPFFLTFLFLFNPPLFALEKIIHVKVLSRYALEEVQVISSLSKMKVPSGNQIQEILISPETPVILKAKGKEVEVIIGRNIRTLQSLQMESPRGSFLKIKSGELERKFVGALTIRSLKGQLSFIEEIPLEDYVQDVLESEMPNGFPPEALKAQAILIRTYAFVNAGRHQQEGFDLCDLTHCQAYAGRQLNHRSHAEAAQATQGLMLAYNLKPAQVFYHSTCGGHTSAASDVFGGAEIPYLKGVSDEDYCKKSPHYKWEDFISLNILKEVLSKDPIKLSGDLKNVSISKKEEAGRVLELALEGNKKTLISATAFLSQIGKYLGWSQLKSNWFEMEPKDNGLIFKGHGLGHGVGLCQWGAKGMAEQGKKFEEILQHYFPGAQLIQRSI
- a CDS encoding VanW family protein — translated: MRKKYFFLILIVLLGFTSWAAQALYRERNFSLRRASFLTLLSSRSAAQKKNIGLAASKINGVIIYPGKVFSLNEGAGPYASEEGFLKERTFEKEAFAFKAGGGVCQLASTLYNAALQAGLEIEERTQHSRPVQSVPWGQDATLVYGLSDLKIKNPFEFPLKIVSMIKNEELKVEVWGK